The nucleotide window CGCAATGGTTTATCCAGTGATACGATGTTATGTTTGATGCAATTTTCCACCAGCAGCTGTAAGGTAAACGGCGGAATCATGGATTGGTCATGACTGTCCTGCACCTGTATGTCCACTTCAATGCCTTCCTCAAAACGGGCCTTCAGTAAAAACAGGTACGCCATCAATATCTTCATCTCTTCTGAAAACCTTATCAGGTCCATTTTTCTATTCTCCAGGGTAAATCTGTAGAAGTCCGACAGTTTAAGGATAAAATCGACGGTATTCTCATCCTTGTCCTCTACCATGTATTTCAGGGTATTCAACGTATTAAACAGAAAATGGGGATTCACCTGTTGTCTCAGTAATTCAAACTGGGCCGCCAGGTTGTCCATCCGGGTCCGTTCCAGTTCAATGCTCACCCGTTGGTTCTGATACGTTTGATACAGCAGATGAATAAACATATAGAACGTTAGATTAATCAGTACTCCCCTTACCTCAAACATCAGCATTACCGGCCCAAAGTTAAGGTGGGTGAGCAGTTGCTGCTGTAAATAAGAAAGCAGGAACATCACCACCAGGCCCACCACCAGATTTTTTATCAGTGGATAAACAGCGAAGCCCCGGTTTACTTCCTGAGAAGTATATACCGGTAAGGTGAAGATATTATAATACCAGACAAACAGGGAGAATACAAAGGTAATCACCGAGTTGGCGATGGTTTCATATATATTGAACTGATGCTGGATCAGGCTGGGCAATGATACAATCACACCCAGAAACAAGGAACTCAGCCAGATGATCCTGCCAGAAATTTTAAATGTCTGTCTCTTCTTCATAACAGGTCAAAGATATACGGATTTTAGGCTACTGAGGACAAAAATCAGGGCCAACCCGGCATATTAGCCCCTGATCCCGGCATTCTCCGGACTAACCGGGCAACAAAGGCCATGTGGCTGCATACAGGCCGAAAAACGCCCTGTTTTTTCAGCGCCGATTCTGTCCGGCACAACCTCTCTTTTGCCGGGTACAGGGTATTTCGTTTTCAGGGGCAGCCGGATTCGAGTCTCTTTGTGTTGTAATACAACGAAACATGAAAATATCCAAGCCGCTTAGAATCCTTTTCATCACCGCAGGTGCGATAACATTGGTAACAACAGCCATGACTGTTAGCTCCAAGGTGGTGGACAATCCGCCGGTAACCGGCGAAATACAGGCACCTGCCGAAGTACAACAGCTATTCAGACATGCGTGTTATGATTGTCATTCCAACACCAGCAACCTGAAATGGTTTGATAAACTGCCTGTTGTGGCAGGACTTGTGCGGGAAGATATTCTTGCCGCCAGAAAGCATCTCAACTTTTCTGAATGGGACAAACTTTCCCCTTCGGCCCAACAATCAGCACTATGGGAGGCCTATAATATGATCCGTTCCGGTAATATGCCGCTTCCCTCCTATGCCGCCCTGCACAGCAATGCCAAAGTCACCACTGAAGAGCTTTCCGCCCTGCGTAATTATCTCAATACCATGCGGGTGAAAGTAAAGCCGGACAGTATTAAAGATGCTGAAGCCAGACAGCAATGGGAAAAGCCGGCATCCAGGGCCACCAACTATCCGGTATCTGCAAACGGTATCCGCTATATGCCTGAATACCGCCAGTGGCGGGTAATGAGCACCACTTCCCGTTTCGACAACACCACCATGCGTGTGATGTATGCCAATCCTGTAGCGATGAAAGCTATCCGGGAACAAAAGATACAACGCTGGCCGGACGGTGCCATCATCGCCAAAGTGGTTTGGGAAAAAACACAAGACAGCAGCGGCATCATCCAGCCGGGAAAATTTCTCAACATACAGTACATGGTCAGAGATACAAAACGCTACAGTGAAACAGATGGATGGGGTTATGCAAAATTTGAAACACCGGCCTTAAAACCCTACGGTACAGTGATGACCTTCCAGGGATGCAGCTCCTGTCACCGCGCTGCCAACAAAACAGGCGGCATATTCGATCTTTCCACTCTCTAAATAAATCATATATGCGTATCATATATCTGGCCCTTGCCACCGTAGTTTTTATGAGCTGTTCCCAGACAAAACGGGAGCTCCCAGCCATCAGGCCCTATGTTTTCAACGACAGCGGTCTTCGTGTAATCACCACCGTTATCAACGAAAAAGCCGGTACCGTATCTATGCTATACGGCAACAATGCAGCCATGAATTTTCATACACAGCATGCCACTGTCAATTCCCCGGAAGAGCTGTATAAGTTTGTCACCTACCGGGAACAGGATAATCAATACTGGTATGGCAGCTATATCAATGGTGAACTGCTCAGCGTGGAAACGGTGGATATGGCACCCATAGCCAAAGGGCAAACACCCCACTACAGTATTCAGCAGTACAATGGTTCTCCGGCAACAGACAACAATGCCGCCGCCAGAACAGCATTCATCCAAACATTACAACCAGCCTGGTATCCCTGCGATCCACAATAATTACAATTAAATATTTTTAAATCATGAAATCACTTATCATATCCGCTATCAGCATGTGTTTCACCAGTCTTTCCGCGTCCTGTTCAGGACCGTTGATCAACACAACCGACAGTACCAAAGGTTTTGCGGTGGTAGAACTATTCACATCAGAAGGCTGTTCCAGCTGCCCGCCGGCAGATGCACTGCTCTCCAGGCTGGAGCAGGAAAGTAACGGCAAGCCGGTTTATCTGCTCGCCTTCCATGTGGACTACTGGGACCATCAGGGATGGCGCGACAGCTTCAGCCAGCATATCTTCTCCGAAAGACAACAGCAATATGCAGCATGGTTAAGACGCCCTAATATCTACACACCACAGATGGTGATCAATGGCAGCAGTGAATTTGTAGGATCAGATGTATCAGCCGTTAAATATGCTATCAACGAATCCCTCAACCAACCGGCATCTTCCAGCCTGTTACTGCAAACAAAACTGGAAGGCCAACAGCTGGAAGTATCCTGGCAACTGTTACCAGTACCTAAAAATACCCGGTTGCTGCTTGCACTCGTTCAAAAAAACGGACAAAGTCAGGTAAGAGCGGGCGAGAATGCAGGAAGAAAACTCTCCCATGTGCAGATCGTACAACAGCTCACTACCGCAGATCCCGGACGAAGCGCCCGCACCGTGCTGTCACTTCCGGCAGGATTTAATACGCAAGACTGGGAACTGATTGGATTTGTACAAAGGGATACTGACGGCCGGATCATCGCTGCAGCAAAAGCAGCACTCAGATAATTTAACTAAAAAGACAACAATAAAACTTCACCATAAAAACACATACAGATGAACACTATCAGCAATGACCAGAAAGTAATATACACAGGGAAAACACGTACTACCGGCGGCCGCGAAGGGAAAGCTTCCAGCAACGATGGCCAGCTTGATATTTCGCTTGGATTGCCGGGTAGCAGTAAAGGCTCCAATCCGGAACAGCTGTTTGCAGCCGGATGGTCCGCCTGTTTTATAGGCGCCATGGGACTTGCCGCACATGCCCATCAAATCAGGCTGCCGGAAAATACGGCCGTTAATGCAGAAATAGACCTCGTAACAAAAGACGGTCAATATAGCTTACAGGCACGGCTATACGTTGAATTACCCGGACTGGAAACTGCACTGGCTCAACAGCTTATTACCAGTGCACATGCCACCTGTCCCTACTCCAAAGCCACCCGGAACAATATCCCGGTAAGTATCGAACTCGTCAGCTAACCAATCGTTCATACCTGTTCAAAGGGCTGCCCCAAAAGCATCATTTACTTTTGGGGCAGCCCTATACTTTTGGGTCCTATTTGACACCTGTATACCACGCAGGCCTTTCCAGCTCATTGCTCCAGAAAAGTGCTGCCTGTCCGAATGGTGATCCATCCGGATGACTTAACCGCCATACCACACCATCGTAAATCGTAAAAGTATTTCCGTGTTTATCAATGCGCGGACCGGTATAATGATAGGCAATGCCATGGAGCGTCACGTCCTGCAACAGCCGTTCCCGTTCACTCCTGTCCTGTGGCGCTGCACTTAACCGGGAAGGAAGCTGCAACAATTCTTCTATACCATATTTAAAACAGGATAAGGCAAATTGATTGGCATAAATGAAATGCGGATCTGCACCGGTTCCATGTGCCAGGATACTATAAGGTGCTTCTTCGTGCAGCCACTGCGCACGAGCTGAAACATCCGTTGGCGCAGGAAGTGCCTTACCATTCCTGTCGAGAAAATTATGATCTATTTGCGTAATTAATGAAAGGAGCGACGATGTCATTGTGGATAGTTATAAATTTTTGAGACGGGGATTCTGGCCCAGCTCCTGCTGGTGATCTACGGGTACTTCTATGAGCAGGGAACGTTGCCCATCCATTTCCATGCGATGTAACAGTTCCTCCAGATTACTCAGATCAGGCTGTAGCCGTGCGGCCTCCCAGCCACAGGCCCTGGCGATCGCGCAATAATCGATAGCGGCAACACGGGCATGATAATGCGGTGCTGCGATTTCGGGTAATACTTTTTCCAGTCCCTGTTCAACGATAGATAAGGATTCATTATTCAGCAGAAAAACAATGATGCCCAGCTGGCTCACTTCTCCTAAAGAACCGGAAAACAGGCGGAAACATCCATCGCCGGTAAACAAAAAAACCGGACGACCGGGATCTGATAATTTCGCTCCTACCGCTACGCCAAAAGCTCCGCCCATAGCAGAACCACGATAGAGTGAATAAAAATCGATATTGTCGTTAGGGCGTTGTGTTACATATTGACGGTCTTTATAAGCCAGACAAACATCATCTATTCCCAGTGAGTGCGCGGGCCACCATTTATTGAGCCGCTGATATAAAGTGGCCATATTTACATACCCTTCCCGTGGAGTGGTAAATGGCCGGTCGTTCAAATCTGCCGGCGCCTTTGCAACAGGCCTGTTAGTGAAGGGATAACGCTGTCCGGCGCTTATCAATGCGTTTAATAAAATATCCAGCGATCCGTAAATATGATCATACCCACCTGTGGCCACATGACGCAAACTATTTTCCACTAAGCCATACGCCTGAAAAATATTCCCCAGAAAAAAAGTATGAGCAGCCTTAAAACCACTGAAATTAATGGTGTATTCATCCGGGCAGGCACCTAGTACTACCAGCACATCCTGCTTGCCAAGCGAATTAAACAGTGACATGGCTTTATCATTTCCTCCAAAAGAAATATAGCCGTAACCGTAAGGATTATCCTGGCTCACGGCGTTGGCGCCATTGATACTCCAGATAGCGGCCGCCTGTAATTGTTCACAGAGCTGCGTGGTGAGTTGCTTCGCGTTGGGATGACGGGCCATTTCTTCTCCCACCAAAACCACTACCCGCTTATCATCCGTCGTTTTCCGGAATGTAGCCACAAAAGCATCCAGGTAGTCGTCTTTTATCGATGGTGCACGGCATACTCCACCACAGGGTTTCCCACAGCTTCATTGTCCAATACCAATACGACCGGTTTGGAGCGGTCCAGGGTAGCTTTTGCAGCAGCCAGCTGCGCGCTTAATGAAAACGGATCATTCAATACAAAGACAGCATCTCCCAATTCCGCCCGCAATTGCGCTACGATATTACTACCGTGAATGGAAGTATCCTGTAGTGGTGAGAAACCCTCGGTATTACTACCGGAAACAGGGACAATAAAAACGGCCGGTATGTCGTGCAGCTTGGCATCACTTAATCCGCAAGTGATCAACTTGGTAGCAGCCCCGGTGGTGGCCACTGCAGCGGCGATTTTACCACTTGCCAGATAATAACCCAATGGAACAAAACCAGCACTGTATTCTCCCAACGTCAGAAATGAAGGATCATCGGAGTGCAGGTCATCAAGAGGTTTCAGGTGCTTTAGCAGATGAATAACACCACCACCTGTAACGCCGGTGTATAATGTTATACCCCAGTCGGTAAGGGTGTCGATAATGAGCTGATAATTGTCAGCCACGCATGGAGGGCTTCCATAAAGGTTATTGGGCCTCATAGAATAGTGATTAAAATTGATATGGTTTATGAAATAAAACTATCGCGGTTCCTCTGTACAGTTTTGTATAAGGGCTTTTAAGAAGGGTTGTTGATATGGTTTTTTCAAAATGGGTTTGACGGGTACATTGCTCACATTCACTGATACTACAAGATAAGTAGTATTTCTTATATAACAAATTTTTCTCAATAATATAACTGCTATTTCTCCAGGGGAAATAAAGGAGAGTTATTTGTTACCTGGTCGGGCGTATTGTTTATCTTCTTCTGATACCGGTCCTGTATATCTGAATTTCCGGTGATCATCATTTATGTTGATTACAGCGCTATCGCTTAC belongs to Chitinophaga sp. HK235 and includes:
- a CDS encoding sensor histidine kinase; this translates as MKKRQTFKISGRIIWLSSLFLGVIVSLPSLIQHQFNIYETIANSVITFVFSLFVWYYNIFTLPVYTSQEVNRGFAVYPLIKNLVVGLVVMFLLSYLQQQLLTHLNFGPVMLMFEVRGVLINLTFYMFIHLLYQTYQNQRVSIELERTRMDNLAAQFELLRQQVNPHFLFNTLNTLKYMVEDKDENTVDFILKLSDFYRFTLENRKMDLIRFSEEMKILMAYLFLLKARFEEGIEVDIQVQDSHDQSMIPPFTLQLLVENCIKHNIVSLDKPLRIAIYSEENYIVVKNNIQPKITPESSTGIGLDNINERYYHLLNKNIVITPGTETFVVKLPIIHEDTHN
- a CDS encoding heme-binding domain-containing protein, with product MKISKPLRILFITAGAITLVTTAMTVSSKVVDNPPVTGEIQAPAEVQQLFRHACYDCHSNTSNLKWFDKLPVVAGLVREDILAARKHLNFSEWDKLSPSAQQSALWEAYNMIRSGNMPLPSYAALHSNAKVTTEELSALRNYLNTMRVKVKPDSIKDAEARQQWEKPASRATNYPVSANGIRYMPEYRQWRVMSTTSRFDNTTMRVMYANPVAMKAIREQKIQRWPDGAIIAKVVWEKTQDSSGIIQPGKFLNIQYMVRDTKRYSETDGWGYAKFETPALKPYGTVMTFQGCSSCHRAANKTGGIFDLSTL
- a CDS encoding thioredoxin family protein, with product MKSLIISAISMCFTSLSASCSGPLINTTDSTKGFAVVELFTSEGCSSCPPADALLSRLEQESNGKPVYLLAFHVDYWDHQGWRDSFSQHIFSERQQQYAAWLRRPNIYTPQMVINGSSEFVGSDVSAVKYAINESLNQPASSSLLLQTKLEGQQLEVSWQLLPVPKNTRLLLALVQKNGQSQVRAGENAGRKLSHVQIVQQLTTADPGRSARTVLSLPAGFNTQDWELIGFVQRDTDGRIIAAAKAALR
- a CDS encoding organic hydroperoxide resistance protein; the protein is MNTISNDQKVIYTGKTRTTGGREGKASSNDGQLDISLGLPGSSKGSNPEQLFAAGWSACFIGAMGLAAHAHQIRLPENTAVNAEIDLVTKDGQYSLQARLYVELPGLETALAQQLITSAHATCPYSKATRNNIPVSIELVS
- a CDS encoding MEKHLA domain-containing protein; amino-acid sequence: MTSSLLSLITQIDHNFLDRNGKALPAPTDVSARAQWLHEEAPYSILAHGTGADPHFIYANQFALSCFKYGIEELLQLPSRLSAAPQDRSERERLLQDVTLHGIAYHYTGPRIDKHGNTFTIYDGVVWRLSHPDGSPFGQAALFWSNELERPAWYTGVK
- a CDS encoding thiamine pyrophosphate-dependent enzyme, coding for MATFRKTTDDKRVVVLVGEEMARHPNAKQLTTQLCEQLQAAAIWSINGANAVSQDNPYGYGYISFGGNDKAMSLFNSLGKQDVLVVLGACPDEYTINFSGFKAAHTFFLGNIFQAYGLVENSLRHVATGGYDHIYGSLDILLNALISAGQRYPFTNRPVAKAPADLNDRPFTTPREGYVNMATLYQRLNKWWPAHSLGIDDVCLAYKDRQYVTQRPNDNIDFYSLYRGSAMGGAFGVAVGAKLSDPGRPVFLFTGDGCFRLFSGSLGEVSQLGIIVFLLNNESLSIVEQGLEKVLPEIAAPHYHARVAAIDYCAIARACGWEAARLQPDLSNLEELLHRMEMDGQRSLLIEVPVDHQQELGQNPRLKNL
- a CDS encoding thiamine pyrophosphate-binding protein; this translates as MRPNNLYGSPPCVADNYQLIIDTLTDWGITLYTGVTGGGVIHLLKHLKPLDDLHSDDPSFLTLGEYSAGFVPLGYYLASGKIAAAVATTGAATKLITCGLSDAKLHDIPAVFIVPVSGSNTEGFSPLQDTSIHGSNIVAQLRAELGDAVFVLNDPFSLSAQLAAAKATLDRSKPVVLVLDNEAVGNPVVEYAVHHR